The Blastopirellula sediminis sequence CTTGGCTATACGATCGAGACAACTGCAATAACTGGTGACCAGGGCGTGGACCTTATCGCGGTCAAGCAGGGAATCAGAATCGCTATTCAGGTCAAGGGATATTTGAACAGCGTTTCGAACTCTGCTATCCAAGAAGCTTTTGCTGGTATGGCCCACTACAAATGTGATTGTTGCGCCGCGATCACCAACAGTCGATTTACAAATGGGGCTATCCAGCTTGCGCAAAGCACTGGTTGCATTCTTGTTCACGAAGATAACTTTCGCGATTTTGTAATGGGACAGCTGGACCTCGTGCAAATGGCCAGAGGAAGATACGGTAAGTAAATAGACGCCGCTTCTAATCGCGGGATTAACGCAAAATGCGAAAACCATAGTTGCAGGTTAGAGAGGCGTTTAGTTGGTCTAGAGAGTGTTAGCGACCTGCTAAGCGTCGCGAAGGCGCCATGCCTCGTCTACGACTTACTGCTCATTGGAAGAACAGTTCAGTCGTAGTTGATCGGTTTCTTTTGGTGCCGGGTTGCGACTACGGGGTATTGGCGGGCTGGGTACGAGTTCGATAGAGGAACGCGTCTGACGTCAGCAGCGAAGTCAGCAGCGCATTCATGCTCCCGTCATTCTCTTTGTAAGCCCGATGGGCTTCTTGCAAGACCGGGGCGTCGTTTAGCGTTTCGTTGCGACCCATCCAGAAGCGGAAGGCATGGCGGACGAAGACTTGTTCGACTCGTTCGCTTTCGGCCAGTTTCTCGATTAAGTCAATCGCGTTGTCGACTTTGCCGTCGAGATTCGGATCGCCGGAGTCGATGATTACGCCGCTGGCGTCGACCGGCTGGTTGAGTTCCGTCGTGCGGTGGAGGCCGGCGTGGTTGAACATCTCGAACGGCAAGCCGAGCGGATCCATCTTGCGGTGACAGGTCCAGCAGTAGGTTTCTTGGGTCACCCGCATCCGATCACGGAGCGTATGGTCCGGTTCGTCGGGGAGCATCGCGTCGACGGTGATCGGCACGTCGGGAATGCCGCCGCCGAGAAGGCGTTCGCGAATCCAGCGCCCGCGGCGGATGGCGTGATTGTCCATCGCGTCGGAGTGGGAAACGAGCCAGCTGGGATGGGTCAGAATACCGAGACGTTCTCCTTCGGGCGCGGTGGCGAGGATGCGTTCCGGCTGCATCGATCCGGATCCGAAACTTCGTCGGCTGACACGAGCGAAAATCTGGGGCCCGGAAAGTTCGGCGTAGTCGACTTTGTGATTGACGTTGTTCTTCTTCTTGAAGTCGGCCGGTTTGCCGCCAGGGTGCTCCTGAAGCCAGGCTTCGAGCGCCTCTTTCTCTTTCTTGAGCGATGCGGCGATCTCTTGCTGTGACCGTTTGGTGCCGAAGTAGAGTCTGTCTCCTTTGGTGGCGACAACTTTGTCGGTCGTCAGGAGACGCTTCAGCACGTCCTTGTCTTCCTGCAGTATCAACTCGACCAGACGATCGGTGCTGGCCGTCGCGTCAAACATGGCGCTGTAGTGGGCGTTGCCGGATCCGGCGCCACTATCGGCCAGTGCTTTGGTGTCTTTGCAGATGTAGCCGCCCTGGTCGTAGTCGAAATAGTCACGGAAGAACTGCAGTACGCGCGGCTTACGAATGCTGTCGTCCGCCAATATCCGCTCGACTTCCCGCTTCACATCGTCTTGGGTGCGCATGCGCCCTGCGAGGATCGCGGTGCGGAGTTGTTCGTCCGGCTTGATGTAACAAAGGGCATGGTTAACGGCGAGGCCAAGTTCCCAATCTTGCAGCATCACGCGACCGTATTGGTCGGGCTGGCCATATTCGACCAGTTCTGGACGGAAAAGAGCGTCACGATCAAGGAAGATCGACGACAATCCCAGGACGGCGCCGTCTTCTTTGCCAAGCTTGTCGATCGACTGTTGTGCTATCGACAGGTACGCTTCCGACTCTTGCTTGCTGGGAGGACGGAAGGTTACCGCTTCAAACAAATAGTCGACGGCGGCCCTCAGACGCTGCTCGTCCACTTCCTCCGCTTCGAGCAGATCTTTGACCGGCGTCAGCGGACGAACGACCTTTGTGCTGTAGACGAGCGAAGTGGGGAGGCCGCGAATGTCTCCATCCCATTTGGCGACGACCGATTGCGTATCGTCACTGATCTGATAGGGCTCGGCGATGCTGAGTGGGCCGTAAGCCATATAGCGAAGGATGTCGTCCGCCATGCCGAGGACCTGCGTCGCTTCGGCGCTGTTGACGGTGTAGAAGTCGGGGTAGTTCTCCAGGCCGTGAGCGCGGGCCGAAGAGAGAACGGCCGGGACGCTTTTCACCGCGGTCGCATAGGCGACGGTTCCCCCTTGCCACTTGGTGATCCGATCAACGCCGAAGTAGAGCTTCAGTTCGCCGCCATGGTTGGTCGGAACGGCGTCGCCGTGGGTGCGCAGACCCGGCTTGCGCGGATCGTAGGTCGGTTCGGTATTGATCAGTTCGTTGAGCCGCGTGATATGTTCCTGCGGCGTGACGCGCCAGATGCGAGCCGGCGAAGAAGTGGGGCGAAGCTGAATTCCTTCCGGGAGCGGACCGAAGAGGAGGTTGTGATCGACGAAGTTTCCTTTGTTCGGATCGAGCTGGGCTTGAAAGCCCCCTTTGTCTTTGAGGACGTCGGTCAGCTGGTCGACGATCCAGTCGGCGAACTGGAGCCGCTCGATCACTTCCGGCTGCTCCTCTTCCTTGGGAGGCATTTCCTGCAAAGCGACCTGCGCCCAAACGCGGGTCCAGATGTCGGCGTTCACTTCGTCGACCGGACCGAGACCTTCCAGCGTCAGGTCCCCTTCCGGGAGCGTTTCGCCGTGACAGTCGACGCAGTGCCGCGTGAGAAACGGCTCGACGAAGCCGCGAAAGTCTTTCTCGACTTTCTGGCCGGGGACGTAGGTCTCGCCGGCGGCGGCCGAAGTGAGACAGCACCCCAGGAGGACCGCCAAGGCGTATCCAACCTTGCTCATGCCAGCACTTCCTTCAGCGGACCGTTGGTCGAATCGAATTTCTGGGCGAGCTTCTCGCTCATGTTGTAGCGATCGCAGTTAACCCCGGCGGCGTTCATGATCGCCGTGTAAAGAGAGTTGATCGGACGCGTCCCGTCGAGTTGCGTGAAGCGGCCGGTCTTGAACGCGCCGTCGAAGTTGCCGAGCAGCATCACGGGCCAGTTGGCGCCGCTGGTGTGCTGACTGTCGGCGTTGTTGCTGGTGTAGACGATCAACGTGTGATCCATCATCGTGCCGCTTCCTTCCGGAATGCTTTCGAGCGATTCGATGATCTTCACGAGCATACGGCAGTTGTACTGACGGATCTTAACCCAGATCGGATTGTTGGGCTGATCCATGTGCCCCAGGTTATGACCCTGTTGATCGATCCCCAGTCCCTTCCAGGCGCCAAAGATTTCGCCGCGACCGGAACCGATCGTCAGCGT is a genomic window containing:
- a CDS encoding DUF1588 domain-containing protein, whose amino-acid sequence is MSKVGYALAVLLGCCLTSAAAGETYVPGQKVEKDFRGFVEPFLTRHCVDCHGETLPEGDLTLEGLGPVDEVNADIWTRVWAQVALQEMPPKEEEQPEVIERLQFADWIVDQLTDVLKDKGGFQAQLDPNKGNFVDHNLLFGPLPEGIQLRPTSSPARIWRVTPQEHITRLNELINTEPTYDPRKPGLRTHGDAVPTNHGGELKLYFGVDRITKWQGGTVAYATAVKSVPAVLSSARAHGLENYPDFYTVNSAEATQVLGMADDILRYMAYGPLSIAEPYQISDDTQSVVAKWDGDIRGLPTSLVYSTKVVRPLTPVKDLLEAEEVDEQRLRAAVDYLFEAVTFRPPSKQESEAYLSIAQQSIDKLGKEDGAVLGLSSIFLDRDALFRPELVEYGQPDQYGRVMLQDWELGLAVNHALCYIKPDEQLRTAILAGRMRTQDDVKREVERILADDSIRKPRVLQFFRDYFDYDQGGYICKDTKALADSGAGSGNAHYSAMFDATASTDRLVELILQEDKDVLKRLLTTDKVVATKGDRLYFGTKRSQQEIAASLKKEKEALEAWLQEHPGGKPADFKKKNNVNHKVDYAELSGPQIFARVSRRSFGSGSMQPERILATAPEGERLGILTHPSWLVSHSDAMDNHAIRRGRWIRERLLGGGIPDVPITVDAMLPDEPDHTLRDRMRVTQETYCWTCHRKMDPLGLPFEMFNHAGLHRTTELNQPVDASGVIIDSGDPNLDGKVDNAIDLIEKLAESERVEQVFVRHAFRFWMGRNETLNDAPVLQEAHRAYKENDGSMNALLTSLLTSDAFLYRTRTQPANTP